A genomic segment from Pelobates fuscus isolate aPelFus1 chromosome 7, aPelFus1.pri, whole genome shotgun sequence encodes:
- the LOC134569287 gene encoding gastrula zinc finger protein XlCGF17.1-like — MFSKEIVNINPKPFPCSECEKYFVTKANLVRHQRTHTEEKPFSCSECGKCFVAKANLVHHQRTHTGEKPFSCSECGKCFVTKTHLVRHQRTHTGKKPFSCSECGKCFGEHSTLVIHQNTHTGEKPFSCSECGKCFVAKANLVHHQRTHTGEKPFSCSECGKYLNTKAELVRHQRTHTGEKPFSCSECEKCFITNAELVRHQRTHTGEKPFSCSECEKCFVTNTDLVSHQRTHTGEKPFACSECGKCFRQYSTLVGHQKTHTGEKPFSCSSAYSLSENSHRNIVYVGNILLVNQSLSVIKYLTQVR; from the coding sequence ATGTTCTCAAAGGAGATCGTAAACATAAATCCCAAACCTTTCCcgtgttctgaatgtgaaaaatattttgtcACCAAAGCGAATCTGGTTCGTCATCAGAGaacccacacagaagagaaaccgttctcatgttctgaatgtggaaaatgttttgtcgcCAAAGCGAATCTTGTTCATCATCAGAGAacccacacaggagagaaaccgttctcatgttctgaatgtggaaaatgttttgtcaccaAAACGCATCTTGttcgtcatcagagaactcacacaggaaagaaaccattctcatgttctgaatgtgggaaatgttttggggAACATTCAACTCTTGTCATTCATCAGAAtacacacacaggagagaaaccgttctcatgttctgaatgtggaaaatgttttgtcgcCAAAGCGAATCTTGTTCATCATCAGAGAacccacacaggagagaaaccattctcgtgttctgaatgtggaaaatattTGAACACTAAGGCAGAGCTTGttcgtcatcagagaactcacacaggagagaaaccgttctcatgttctgaatgtgaaaaatgttttatcaCTAATGCAGAGCTTGttcgtcatcagagaactcacacaggagagaaaccgttctcatgttctgaatgtgaaaaatgttttgttacTAATACagatcttgtcagtcatcagagaactcacacaggagagaaaccgttcgcatgttctgaatgtggaaaatgttttcggcAATATTCAACTCTTGTCGGTCATCagaaaactcacacaggagagaaaccgttctcgtgTTCGTCAGCTTATTCGttgtcagagaactcacacaggaatATAGTATATGTGGGAAATATTTTGCTAGTAAATCAGAGCTTATCAGTCATCAAATATCTCACACAGGTGAGGTGA